The following are encoded in a window of Spea bombifrons isolate aSpeBom1 chromosome 2, aSpeBom1.2.pri, whole genome shotgun sequence genomic DNA:
- the SMARCD1 gene encoding SWI/SNF-related matrix-associated actin-dependent regulator of chromatin subfamily D member 1, with protein sequence MAARAGFQSVTPGGSATVAASLGPGTPGPAVRMGPAPGQGMYRSPMPGAAYPRPGILPGSRMAPQGPAMGPPGYGGSPAARPGMAQAGMDQSRKRPAPQQIQQVQQQQAAQNRNHSAKKKKVADKILPQRIRELVPESQAYMDLLAFERKLDQTIMRKRLDIQEALKRPIKQKRKLRIFISNTFNPAKSDAEDGEGTVASWELRVEGRLLEDAALSKYDATKQKRKFSSFFKSLVIELDKDLYGPDNHLVEWHRTPTTQETDGFQVKRPGDVNVRCTVLLMLDYQPPQFKLDPRLARLLGIHTQTRPVIIQALWQYIKTHKLQDPHEREFIVCDKYLQQIFESQKMKFSEIPQRLHALLMPPEPIVINHVISVDPNDQKKTACYDIDVEVDDTLKTQMNSFLLSTSSQQEIAALDNKIHETIETINQLKIQREFMLSFARDPQGFINDWLQSQCRDLKTMTDVVGNPEEERRAEFYFQPWAQEAVCRYFYSKVQQRRQELEQALGIRNT encoded by the exons ATGGCGGCGCGGGCTGGTTTCCAATCGGTGACTCCTGGGGGATCCGCGACAGTGGCGGCATCGCTGGGGCCCGGGACACCGGGGCCCGCTGTGCGGATGGGCCCCGCCCCAGGGCAAGGGATGTACCGCTCTCCAATGCCTGGAGCTGCCTACCCG cgaCCTGGGATTCTTCCAGGAAGCCGAATGGCTCCTCAGGGACCGGCCATGGGGCCACCAGGTTATGGAGGAAGCCCAGCTGCTCGACCGGGGATGGCCCAGGCGGGCATGGACCAGTCACGTAAACGGCCTGCACCCCAACAAATTCAGCAGGTGCAGCAGCAACAGGCTGCTCAGAATAGGAACCACAG tgCTAAAAAGAAGAAAGTAGCTGATAAAATTCTACCTCAGAGG ATTCGGGAGCTGGTACCTGAATCGCAGGCTTACATGGATTTATTGGCGTTTGAGAGAAAGTTGGATCAAACCATTATGAGAAAACGGCTTGATATTCAGGAAGCGTTAAAACGTCCTATCAAG CAAAAAAGGAAACTTCGAATCTTCATTTCCAATACATTCAACCCAGCAAAATCAGATGCTGAGGACGGCGAGGGAACAGTGGCATCATGGGAGCTGCGGGTGGAAGGACGTCTTCTTGAAGAT GCAGCTTTGTCAAAATATGATGCTACCAAACAGAAGAGGAAGTTTTCATCCTTCTTCAAGTCTCTTGTTATTGAGCTAGACAAGGACCTCTATGGACCCGATAATCATTTGGTGGAG TGGCATAGAACCCCTACCACACAGGAGACTGATGGCTTTCAGGTCAAGCGCCCTGGGGACGTGAATGTTCGCTGCACTGTATTATTAATGCTTGACTATCAG CCACCGCAGTTTAAACTAGATCCACGACTTGCTCGCCTCCTTGGAATCCATACCCAGACTCGCCCGGTCATCATTCAAGCTCTGTGGCAATACATTAAAACTCACAAGCTTCAGGACCCCCACGAGCGGGAATTTATAGTCTGTGACAAGTATCTTCAGCAG ATATTCGAGTCTCAGAAGATGAAGTTTTCCGAGATCCCTCAGCGGCTTCATGCCCTGCTTATGCCTCCAGAACCCATTGTTATCAATCACGTCATCAG TGTGGACCCTAATGACCAGAAAAAGACAGCCTGTTATGATATTGATGTTGAAGTGGATGACACGCTAAAAACACAGATGAACTCTTTCTTGCTCTCAACATCCAGTCAACAAGAGATAGCGGCTCTCGATAACAAG ATTCACGAGACAATTGAAACAATTAATCAGCTGAAGATCCAGAGAGAGTTTATGTTGAGCTTTGCACGCGATCCTCAGGGATTTATTAACGACTGGTTGCAATCTCAATGCCGTGACCTCAAG ACTATGACAGACGTCGTGGGCAATCCAGAAGAGGAGCGTAGAGCTGAATTTTATTTCCAGCCCTGGGCTCAGGAAGCTGTGTGTCGATACTTCTACTCTAAG GTCCAGCAAAGACGACAGGAGCTGGAACAGGCTCTAGGTATACGAAACACATAA